A window of Salvia splendens isolate huo1 chromosome 8, SspV2, whole genome shotgun sequence genomic DNA:
TATTGTTAATTTCAAATATGTTCATCTTAATCATTTGCTAAAATAACCAATTACAACCTTAGACCATGACATaaccaaattaattaactagtaGAGTGGGTGTGAGTTCATTGCGACActctatcaattttattttcgaATTAAACCAATTTTATATCGTAATTGAGTTTACTAAACGTCGACCCTAGCTTAACAAAACTTCTTAGAAGGATgctataaaaaaaagaattgaaataaaataatcgtAGGATAGAATATTCCACGTAGGATGGATTAATTTATCCCTTCATCTATCTCTTGTGACTTGGCATCCATCTGGTATATACTAATCAATAATAGATGCCTATATTAAACTATTTCGCTAAGGTCGTGTTTGGctctgtatatatatatacccacTTAGAAAATGCCATTTCTCTCATCCCAAACCATAATCCTCTcttctttctattttcttttttttcaagaattaattttgtaaaatgcCAGGAATCGCTTTCGGCCGCTTCGATGACTCGTGCAGCGCCGCCTCCATCAAGGCGTACGTCGCCGAGTTTATCTCCACCTTGCTCTTCGTCTTCGCCGGCGTTGGCTCTGCCATTGCTTTCAGTTAGTACTCAACCCCACatctaatttaatttttgtctcatgaatttttaatttttcctttaactcttttaacaaaataaaatttaatagtaAATAATTTATCTAGAGCCATGCATGCACCAAAAAAATggagtaacttttttttaattgtaatccaagtactacattttttttttctaatgggGTGATAAAATTGGTGCCTTTTCAACAGACAGTTTGACTGCCAACGCTGGCCTGGACCCGGCTGGGCTTGTGGCGATCGCTGTGGCCCATGCTTTCGCTCTCTTCGTGGCTGTCTCCATCGCCGCTAACATCTCCGGTGGACACGTCAACCCTGCCGTCACATTCGGCCTGGTTGCCGGCGGTCAGCTCACCGTCATCACCGGAATTTTCTACTGGATTGCTCAGCTTTTGGGCGCCGTTGTTGGTTCATTCCTCCTCTCTTTCGTCACGGGTGGCTTGGTAAGTCAAATCTTATTAAtagtacattttttaaaaatctcaATTAACAAGATAATTAATTGATGCTATTATGGTTGattgtttaaaaaatatattgaattagttattaaatataatattacgtcttttttttttaattctggatccgccacttaaatatttattaagtccttttatttttaaattcaggTTCCGCTacttaattatgttattttatttttgaattctGGATCTGCTACTGAATGAATTGATATATGTTGGAAATGAAGGCTATTCCGATCCACGGTGTGGGAGCGGGAGTGGGAGCGATCCAGGGAGTGGTGTTCGAGATCATCATCACATTCGGGCTGGTGTACACCGTGTACGCGACCGCAGTGGACCCGAAGAAGGGGTCATTGGGAACCATCGCGCCCATCGCCATCGGTTTCGTCGTGGGTGCCAACATCTTGGCAGCCGGCCCATTCTCCGGAGGCTCCATGAACCCGGCCCGCTCCTTCGGCCCAGCTGTTGCCAGCGGAGACTTCACGGGCCACTGGATCTACTGGGTCGGCCCACTCATCGGGGGCGGCCTGGCCGGGCTCGTCTACAGCAACTGCTACATCCACCACGAGCACGCACCACTCGCTACCGATTTCTAGATTTGCCCACATTTGTTTGTGATGtgaaattttcttttctaataAAAGGAAGATAAGGGAATTCATTTTTCCgtttctttcttttgttttcatgGTGGGGTGTTTGCATCTGTAAATGCAATTTCTTGGTGTAATGTTTTGGTTTTTATGGTAAAAGGGTGAAgtgaaattgttaattatgtcatgtTTGGTCCAATTTTGTCTCTTTGGCACATTATTTCATCATGGAAGATGTTGTTCACGATGATTATGTCGCAACTTGgccttaattaaaaataaaaaattgaataaaaaatgtTGTGTTGGACTAGATTACAAGCTTATGATTACGTGTTTTATGGGTGAAATCCGGgaaaaacaaatttaaaatgagtggagacattcgtcccataataattgtcatttttttcatttcagttcgtcccataataattgttccacttcatttttatcataaatgataagtatgtctgatattccactaacttactttactcatattttattataaaactaatataaaaaaataaattccatgtgccattaacttttttaactatttttttttacttttttttaaaacttatgCCCATAATAAGaatgacaattattatgggacgcAAGAGGTATTATGTTCTATTTTATATGAAGACATTATCTtcaaaattaaactatttatgTGAAGAAACGTTGACTAGGCTGGTTGCCTTTTGGCCAAGTGGTGTGTGGCGGCAATAAAATAATTGTAGTGCTTATCTGAAATGTGAGGGCTATCGTGATAGGCTATCTAATTGTTTTTAACTTATTTTTGTCAGTAACACAACCGCCCCATCAAATACTATCATTTTTCTTTGGTGAATACGTTATAAATCGAATAGTGATATAGGGTAAACATgtcttaaatatataattagagaataaattttaattataaaattaaaaaattaaggattaagATCAATATAAGAATTCTGAAATTGATTTAGATTTTTACTTCACAATCAGAATGAATTGGTTCACTGTAAAAAGGTGGGAGTATAATAATCATTTAACAACAATGCCTTGGGTTAATACTCCAATATCTTGTCATTTCAAAATTTACCTCCCACCCTTTTCTTCTCTAGATCTCCCTTCATCTCAATTCGAATTTGCAGCGCCTAGGGTTCCTCCATGTCATCGCCTCCTCCTGCCGTCACGTTCATCCGTCTTTGCCTTCATTCCGTCGATGCCTTCAATCCAGCATACATATGCTTCCTATTATGCCTTCCATTCGTAAATGTAAGTTCATCGGCTGATTGATTTCGCTTGGTAAGCCGATTTATTCCAGTTTAATAATGATGGAACAAATAATGTTCCTGAGAATTAACAAGAGCTTCATGAGAATCAATAATGATTCCTTAGAAGGAGGAAGAGATTCCTGGAGGGtgaaatatatttcattccgtCGTCGAACAAATGGATTCAAATCAGAAAGATTTTTCAAAATGCAAGTTGTTCTACTGGTTTCTTCAACCGATTTAGATTTCTCATTCCGTCGTCAAACTCATTTTTGATTAACATTTCTTCAACCGATTTAGACTTGAACATTTAATTAGGTTTAGAGTCAACAGTTAATTAGGCTTAAAATCGTATTGACATTAAGATTGTAATAGACTAAATTTGCGATTGCAACACGACTTAGAGTGAAATGTTTGTGATCTATGCTTATAGTGCACTGTTTTTTTTatctaagtgaagtaaaaacatgcttaaagtgaagtgtttgtgatccatgctattagtgatctgttttttcatttcagtgaaaTAAAACGTGCTTAGAATGAAATatttcatggttagagtgaaaTTTTATGATGCATGTTATTAGTGATCTGTTTTTTCAtgtcagtgaagtaaaatgtgtttagagtgaagtattccatggttagaatgaagtgtttgtgatccttgcttatagtgcactattttttcatttcagtgaagtaaaatgtgcttagagtgaagtattccaTGCTTAGAGTAAAGTGTTTGTGAACCTTGCTTATAGTGcactattttttcatttcagtgaagtaaaatgtgcttagagtgaagtaaaatgtgcttagagtgaagtgtttgtgatccatgcttatagtgcactattttttcatttcagtgtaGTAAAATGTGCTTAGATGGAAGTATCctatggttagagtgaagtattaTGATG
This region includes:
- the LOC121742903 gene encoding aquaporin TIP2-1-like encodes the protein MPGIAFGRFDDSCSAASIKAYVAEFISTLLFVFAGVGSAIAFNSLTANAGLDPAGLVAIAVAHAFALFVAVSIAANISGGHVNPAVTFGLVAGGQLTVITGIFYWIAQLLGAVVGSFLLSFVTGGLAIPIHGVGAGVGAIQGVVFEIIITFGLVYTVYATAVDPKKGSLGTIAPIAIGFVVGANILAAGPFSGGSMNPARSFGPAVASGDFTGHWIYWVGPLIGGGLAGLVYSNCYIHHEHAPLATDF